Part of the Caulifigura coniformis genome, TCATCACCGTCGAAGAAGGCAAGTCGAACGCGACCACGCTCGACCTGGCTGAGGGCATGCAGTTCGACAAGGGCTACATCTCGCCCTACTTCGTGACTGACCCGGCCGAGATGAAGTGCATCCTCGAAGGCGCCTACGTCCTGCTGTTCGAGAAGAAGATCTCGAACCTGCGCGACCTGGTTCCGCTTCTCGAGAAGGTGGCCCGCGCCGGCAAGCCGCTCCTGATCGTCGCCGAAGACCTGGAAGGCGAAGCCCTCACGGCTCTCGTCGTCAACCGTCTCCGCGGCGTGCTGCAGGTCTGTGCGGTGAAGGCTCCTGGCTTCGGCGATCGCCGCAAGGCGATGCTGGGCGACATGGCTGTCCTCACCGGCGGCGAGCTGATCTCCGAAGACCTCGGCATCAAGCTGGAAGCCGTTGAACTGAGCCAGCTCGGCCGCGTGAAGCGGGTCGAAGTGACCAAGGACAACTGCACGCTGATCGACGGCGCCGGCAAGAACGACGAGATCCAGAAGCGGGTCGGCCAGATCCGCAAGCAGATCGAAGAAACCGACAGCCAGTACGACCGCGAGAAGTTCCAGGAACGGCTCGCCAAGCTGTCCGGCGGCGTCGCCATCATCTCCGTCGGCGCAGCCACCGAAGCGGAAATGAAGCAGACCAAGGCCCGCATGGAAGACGCCCTGCACGCGACCCGCGCGGCCGTGGAAGAAGGCATCCTTCCCGGCGGCGGCACGGCCCTGCTCCGGGCGATTCCGGAAGTCGAAAAGGTGAAGGCCAAGGGGGACGAGCAGATCGGTGTCGACATCGTCGCTCGCGCTCTGGAAGCCCCGATCCGTCAGATCGCCGGCAACGGCGGAAACGACGGTTCGGTCGTCGCCGACGAAGTGAAGCAGAAGGGCGCGAACATCGGCTTCAATGCAGTCACCGGTGAATACGGCGACATGTACAAGGCCGGAATCGTCGACCCCGCGAAGGTCGTGAAGAGCGCCCTCCGCAACGCCGCGTCGATCGCCGGCCTGATGCTGACCACCCAGGTCCTCATCACCAAGACCGACACAAACGACGGCAAGGACAAGAAGAAGGTGGAAGGCGCGATCCGCTGATCGCAGGCTTTCTCCGGCAGATGCCAAAGCGGCCTCCTGAAGCAGGAGGCCGCTTTTTTGTTGCGCGCAGCCACATCAAGTTTCTACGAGGAAGTCGTTTTCTTCTTGCGGGTCCTCGGCGTCCCGCGCTTGGCGGCATGTTTCTCGCCTGGGCCGATCCCACCGGAACCGCATTCGCGAGCGATGCCCTGCCGACGGTATTCGATCCCCTCGCCTGGCAGCTGGGGCAACTGACCCTGGAACTCCGGAACATCACGTTCCTGGGAGGGACGGAAACGTCAGTGTCGATGGTCGGCTCCATCGAGATGCCCGAGGCCGTCCCCGAGCCATCGAGCCTGCTCCTCACGGCAGCGGCGGCGGCCGGCTTCGCAGTTCGCCGCCGGCGACTCCTCCGGAACCGTCAGGTCACGGCATCTGCCTGAGGCTGGAATGCCTCTCTTGAACGCATTCCAGCCGCCTCGACTTCAGGACGTGGCTGTCGTCGTCAGCGGCTTGCAGTCCACACTTCGCTGGCCGATGGGCTCCCGCAACAGCGCGGAGGGGCGGGAATTGACGATGGTGCGCTCCGATTTCTAGATTGTGAGTGGCTTCTTTGGAGGGCAGGGCATGCGGGCAGCACTGATCGCAGCTGGAATGATCGTGGCATGCGCGGGGACCGATTTCGTTCATGCCGACCTGATCACCTACACATTCACGGGTCAGATCACCTCGACGACGTTCGGCAGCGGGTTCGCCGGGATCGACGTCGGGACGACATTTTCCGGCTCCTTCCAATTCGACCCGAGTCTGGCCGGACCTGACGGCAATTCGGGTTCAGATCTGGGGGTCTATTCCCTGGCTCCTTCGCCCGACAGCTTCTTCAATCTCTCCATGGCCGGCTGGGATTTCATCGGGCCTGTGTCCGGGGTGACCGTCCGAAACAACTTTGGACCCGCAGTGGTCGACGGTTTGCAGGTCAGGACCGATGGCACCGTTCCCGCAGGCTGGACCGCGACGTCCAGTTCGATGTTCGTGAGTTTCGATGACTCGACAGCCACCGCCCACGCGAATGATCTCATGCCGACGTCGTTTGATCCGGCGAAGTTCGACGCGGTCAACTTCTCATGGCGGGTCTCGAACGCCACCTATCCGGGTGGCTCGTCCGGGGGAGCACTCTTCGCCGGGACCGTCACGATGTCCGCGGTCCCCGAACCGTCCTCCGCGCTGCTCGCGATGACTGTCGCAGGCCTCGGCCTCCGGAAACGCCGACGAGCCTTGCGACGAACAGGGTCTCCACGCGGGTGAACGCTCAACCAGCCGCTCGTGCGGCTCAGGCCTGATCGTTGACTCAGTGTCCCAGCACCTGGGCCTTCAGCGCTTCGATGACCCGTCCCAGCTCATAGTCGAGCTCATCCACGCCGCCGGCCGCCTTCGCCAGGTCGCCGCTTCGCGCGGCAGTCTCGACGGCCATGGCTGCGCCGATCGCGAAGGTCGCCTCGAAATTGGAGGAGAGCCCTTTCAGGCTGTGCGCGCTGCGCGTCGCCAGTTCGACGTCATCCGCCTCGAGCGCGGAACGCAGTTCTCCCATCAGTTCCGGTACATCTTCGATGTAGAACCCCGCCATGTCTCGGAGCAGCTGCTGGTCGTTCCCCAGCCTTTGCAGAGAGATCCCCAGGTTGACGACGGCAGCGGCCGAAGGCGAGGACGTGGGGGCCATGGGGGTTCTTTCGGGGAGGACATGCAGCAATCTGGAAATGCGAGCCAACCGGACTCGCGCGACTGCGCGTTCCAGAATAATCACCATATCCCGGGCCGAGAATGGCTTCGAGACAAACTCGGTCATTCCCGCGTTGCGGCATTTCTCACGATCGGCCTCCGCGGTCTGCGTCGTCATCGCGATGATCGGGACGTCCTTCCCGCGTGGCAGGCTGCGGATGATCTCCGTGGCGCCGACTCCATCGAGGTTCGGCATTTCCAGATCCATCAGCACCGCGTCAAAGGAATATCGCAGGTAGAGTTCGATCGCCTCCAGCCCGGTGGACGCAAGTTTCCAGCTGTGCCCGCGATGTTCGAGAAGCGAGACTGCAAACGCCCTGTTGGCAGCCGAGTCATCGACTACGAGGACGTGCAGCGGTGCGAACACCGGGAGGCTCGAAAGCTCGGGATCCTCGTGGTTCACTGCCGGATCCGCGAGGTCTGGGGCCGGAAAATCCTGTGAGGCCTCCTGCGCGCTCTGCCGCGAGTTTCGGTCGTTGCCGTTTCTCGCGGGCTGATGTGTCATCTGGAAGTCCGTGGCAGCCATCCGTGTCCGTTTCGCCCGGTGGCTGGAGCCAGCGCCCGGGACAGCATGCGCGTCAAAACGAATTCGAGGGGCGTCGGGGCGTTTGCCTCCACGACGTTCGAGGTCCGGTCTCCGTGACGATGACGACCGGGGTGGAACGTCCTGGCTCGCCGGCTGAGTCGCCGGCGTTTCGGGATCTCCCCCCGTTCCTCGCTGCAGCGGCGAGGCGTCTTTGCGGATGCCTGTCGGTTTCATGGCCGTGCAGTCTGGAGGGAAAGAGGATCATGGAGGCTCGTTCAATGGTGTCGGCACAAAAAAAAGCCCCACCGGCGATCATCCGGCTGCGGACAACGCCTGGAGGGGGAAAGTGACTGGGGTGAAGGCCAACGGGCCGCATCACTTCCCGGAGCAACTGCGTGTGGCAAGTCAGTGCTCCGGGCATTTGAAACACGCGCATCCGACAATTCCCCACACACTCAGCCGACAGCCGCCTGCTGCCCTAGATGTTCACGCGACGATTCGTGAACAGCGACACCAGGAACAGGACGAGGAACACGACAAAGCAGACCTTCGCGATCCAGGCCGCCGTTCCGGCGACGACGCCAAATCCGAGCACACCGGAAATCAGCGCGATAATCAGAAACATGATGGCATAGGAGAGCATGGCGTTCGTCCTCTTTGAGGGAGCAATGCAGAGCGTCTGCCGCCGTCACTCGCGGAGGCACGGATCTGCTCATCTCGTTCTTGTGTGTTGCTGCAACCTCTTATGCCCGACCGGGCTCAGTTGCATGAAACGAGGATTCGCAATGGCCATGCCGAAGCCATTCGTGTTTCGCGCACCACCTCCCATGAAATCACAACCCATTTACCCAAAACACCTTGCGACGCATCACCACTCAAGGGACGGGTATTTTCCCTGCGATTCTCGTTCGTTCGTTTGGAGTCCACACCGCTCGCCTGCATGCCACCCGCCGGGAGCCGCTCCAAAAACGAAAGCAGCCCGGGAAGTTCCCGGGCTGCTGACGGATTCGATTCGGTGGTGGTGGAGTCGCTTACTCGTAGAACTTCGTCAGCTCTTCGGACATCAGCGGCTCGGTCACGGAGGCGCTGGTCAGCTGCGTCCGGAACCGGAGGTTGCCGGCCGCTTCGCCGCGAACGATCACCTGGTACTTCACCGATTCGCCCGGAGCCACCTGGGCGACCGGCCGGAATTCCACCATCTGTCCGCGGGCCGCATGGCTCACGGCTCCCGCGGCCGACACGAACCGGGCTCCCATCGGAAGTTCACAGGTGAGGGCCACCCGTTCCGCCGGAGCAGAGCCTTCGTTCTTGACGCGGATCTCGTAGCCGGTTTCGACACCCGTCTCGACGGGATCGTTGAGGTCGGTGATCTCGACGACGAGTGAAGGCGTCCCCTCCACCTGCGTCAGGACATGCGCGTCCGCCACCACTCCATGCTCCGAGGTCGCCCGGATGAAGTGCGTCGCAGCCCCGACGGCCGTCGCCTCCAGGGTGATGTGAGCCTGGGCCGTCTCGCCGGTGTTCATCGTGCCGACGTACCAGCTCAACATGCGGTTGGACGCGCTATAAGTCGCTCCCTTGTCGCTCGAGACGTACTCGAACCCCTCGGGAATCTTGTGCATCACGCGGACGTTTTCAGTTGCAGCCGATCCGTCGTTCGCGACCGAGAGGGTGTACACCGCACGCCGGCCGAGGTAACGCAGGCCAGGGCCTTCGATGGTGGCCTTCAGTCGTGGCGAGACGACCATCACTTCCGAGGCCGCCGCCTGCAGGATGTCTCCGTCGGCGTGGGCCTTCACTTCGATGACATGACGTCCGCCGGAAACCGCGGCCAGCGCCAGACGCACCGGACGCGATTCGCCCGGGTTGAGGGCCCCGAGGTCGAGCATCAGGCGGCTGCCGCGAGAGTGTTCCAGTCCGTCCGGAATCCGCGCTTCCACCTTCACGTTCGACGCGGTTCCCGTGCCGGGATTCCGGATCGTCACCGTGTGCGAGGCCGTTTCGCCGATCATGACTTCGTGCGGCCCGGCCAGTTCGACGGCGAGCATCGGCTCGGCGACGTTGAAAGATCCGCTGGCGGCGTTCGCGAACCGCACATACGCCTGCGTCGCGATGTTCCCCCGCTCACGCGGAATCATCCGGATGGCGATGGTCTGCGTTTCGCCAGAGTCCAGTTCCTCGAACTTCCAGATCAGCGACGACTGTGCCCGGGCGGGCGCCGGCGTCGTTCCAACAAGCTGCACGTTGGCCGGGAAGTACGCTTCGACTTCCACATCCCGGACCGATGCGTCCGTGCGGTTGCGAACAACCAGTTCGCACAGGCACTCCTGCCCGATCGCGATTTCCGATTTCTTGACCCACTCGGCCGTCACCCCACTGCCAGTCGTTCTGTCCGACGACGACGAGATGAAGTTGCTGCGGGCGGGCGCGGACGGAACCTGCGGCGCGGGCTCGGCGATTGGCGATTCCCCGAACGACGGGGCCTCACTTCGAGGCGGCGTCATGCGCACGGTCCGCACGGGAGTCCGGACGGGCGGATCGAGGGGCAGATCGAGTGACGGCTCAACCTGGGGCTCAACCTGCGACTCGGCCTGGGGCGTGAACGACGGAGCCGCCTCGGCCTTGGGGTCGAGGTCGAGCGATTCGAGCAGATCCTTGTCGGTCGGCTCGTCGACAGGCTTCCGCACCGCGGGAATGGTGAGCGTGCCGCGCGGAGTCTCAGGGATCAGCGGATTCGTCGAAGGGTTGCGCGCCGCGGGGCGCTTCGGCGGCGCGGCAGGCTCTGCCGCGACAGGCTCTTCCTCAAGCAGCGGAGAACGCTTGCGGGCCGGCGGAGCAGCGGCCGGCTCTTCGGCCGCAGGCCCTCCTGGAATCGCGAAGGCATCGCTTGGAAGGGACTCGTCGATGACCGCCTTCCTGGGCGTCGGCGTCTTGGACCCTGGTCCGAACTTCGCGAACGGGTTGTCGGCGTTGTCCAGCAGTTCTGCGTCCCCTTCCTCGTCCTCCCAGTTCGGCGGAGGTTCGTTCGGATCGAACTTCGGCGCGACTCCTTCGGGACGCTTGCGGACGACCGGCGCAGTGGCGGGGGCCGTCGGTTCGATGCGAGCCGGCTCCTTGGCTTCGCTCTCGAACTCGTCGACGGCCGATGAGAAATCGAGTTCCGGCAGTTCGTTGGCAGCGCTCGCTCCGGACGACTTCGGCGGCATCGCCGGGGCCTTCGGATCGACCGGCAGTTCGCCGATCATCAGCAAGTGCTGGTCGACTTCGGTCGGAGCGGCCGTATGTTCGGAAGGAGTGACCAGGCGCTGATTGCGGTTGGTGGTCGAAGTGGCGACCGCGCGGCCCGTGCCGGCCACCGGAACGACGCCCCCGGCGTCCGGAACGGAGTCGGGAGCATCAGCCTTGAGCGTCTTGCCCTTCCCCGTGCGTGCCACGGTGGACGGGCTGTTGGACGATTCGAAGAGAGCCGCGGCAGAGACCGCTTTTCCCGATGCGGACGGACGGCGCGTCGGGAAAGCATCCCTGGCTGACGCCGGCGACGGGGCAGGGCCGCCGCCATCGGTGAGGAGTTCGTTCAGGGATTGAGACGATTCCATCGAGTCGGACAGCTTCCGCACCCTGGGCTTGGCGTCCGATTGCGGTTCGTCCTTCGGAGCGTCGCCGAAGAGATCGTCGTAAAAATCCCGGGAAGGGGGTTCGGCAGACGGCGCCGCGGCGGGAATCCGCCGGACCGGAATGCTCGCACGGGGCGTTTCCTGGGCATAGCCGCGCAGTGTGCCTCCGGCGATCCCGAGCGCTGCCAGAATCCAGGCTGTCCGTCGCATGATCATTCCTCCGTCCGTCCGTTCAAACCGCTTCACGATCCATCCCGCGGTGGGTTCCCGACGATGCTCAGGCAATGCTGGCGCAGCCGCGCATCGAGGAGACTCGCTATCAATTTCGGAACGGTGTACCCGCTAAGATGAACCGATCATGGTGACTTTGACGATTTCTCCGCCCCTGAAAGGCACTCGCAGCGGCAGGAACAGCCGATGTGAGAATCCAGGCAGGAGCGCGGCTGTTGCGATTCGCCGCGCCTGCAGCAGGAGACCGCGCTGATGCCTTCCGAGAAGGCATTTCTCGACATCATCTCGGGCCGCAGGCCGGACTGGCCTGCGGCCGCAGCGCGGGGAGCTCTCGCGCTCCTCGAGCCCGTGTACGCCGCAGGGGCGGCGCTCAAGAACCTGTCGTTCGACGTCGGCATCAAGAGGCCGCAGGACGTCGGCGTTCCGGTCGTCAGCGTCGGAAACCTGACCACAGGCGGCACGGGTAAGACCCCGGTCGTGGCCGCGGTCGTCCAGAAGCTCCTTCAGCGCGGGATGAAACCTGCCATCGCCAGCCGGGGATACCGCTCGGTCGACGCCGCCGGCAACGACGAGAAACGCGTCCTCGATCTCCTCTGTCCCGGCGTTCCGCACATTCAGAATCGCGATCGCATTGCCGCGGCGCGAGAACTGGTCGCTCATGGCGCCGAGATCATCGTCCTCGATGATGGCTTTCAGCATCGCCGGCTGAAACGCGACCTGGACATCGTTCTGATCGACGCCACAAATCCCTGGGGCTATGGACGTCAGCTCCCCCGCGGCCTGCTGCGGGAATCGCGGCATGCTCTGAAGCGGGCCCGTCTCATCCTCGTCACGCGAACCGACCTCGTCAGTTCCTCCGAACGGGAGCGACTTCTCGACGAAATCGCCCGTGACTCGTCCGCGCCCGTCGTGACGAGCCGGTTCGTACCGCACGGCCTTCGCGATCGATCCGGGTTGATCCATTCCAGCGACGACCTGAAAGGCAGGCAGGTCGTCGCGTTCTGCGGTATTGGCAATCCGACGGGATTCCGGGCCACGCTCGAACGCGCCGGGCTGCTGCTGCATTCGCACGCAGTGACGGCCTTTGCCGACCATCACCATTACACCCGCGACGATCTCGAGGCGCTGATCGCGGAAGCGCAGGCGAGCGACGCCGCAGCCGCCGTCTGCACCTTGAAGGACCTGGTCAAGCTTCCGCCGATCGACGCCCCTATTCCGATCCTGGCCCTTGAGATCACGCTGGAAATCATCGATGGGTCGACCGCCTGGGAGCGCGCCATTGCGGGGTACGGAATTCCCCGGGCACCGTAGGGGTGGTGTTCCAGCGGCAGGGCGGCGCGTGCGCCAGCGCTGACCAGTCGGCAACGTTCGCAGCGGCCTGCTGGCTGAGCACCGATCCGCTTAGCCGTCCTTCGGGTCCGACAGCGCCCTGAGGTACTTCGCCATGTCTGCCTCCAGCTGCGAGAGCTGCATCCATGCCGCCGGCGGCACCGACATATAGGCCGCCTGCAGCTTGCGCGACGTCCCTCCGTGCTGCTGGGCGATGAGTAGAAGCCTGAGCAGCCGGGAGTGGATGAAGTTCAGCACTTCCGACAGGTCCGCCGCCTGCCCGAGATTGAGGTCTGACGGCAGCGTCGGCGCGCCGTTGGGGAACAGTTCTCCGGGCAGTTCCGGTTCGCCGTCGATCGAGTCCTGCAGATCGGGGGAAGACTTCGTCTCGCTGTCGACAGGCCCGCTCGCGATGGGCGGATCAATGGCCGCCAGTTCGCTCGTCCGCTTCGCGATCTGCTCGACGCTGCCATACAGCAACAGGCAACGGCCGATCAGCACCTGGTCGCCGATCTGCAGCACTCGCATCCGGATGGGATGCCCGTTGACGCGCGTCCCGTTCGTGCTGTCGAGGTCGGTCAGGATAATGCGGCCGGCGTCTTCCTGAATCTTCGCGTGAAAGCGGCTCACACGTTCATCGTTGAGGCGGATGTGGTTGTCGTCCTCGCGCCCGATGTTGATCGGGGTCGGGAGGTCGGCAAACACGTGGCCCATCTCAAGGCCGTCGAGAACCTGAAACGTCACCAGAGCCATTGAGCAGCCGAACCGTGAGGAATTGCAGAACCAGGGGCGCCGCCCCGCAAAGCGAGAGAGCGACCATCCGTTGTATCGGGGTGGTTTTGTGACCGTCAATGACGGCCTTCCTTCACCGCCCGATCGGGCCGCTTCCCGAAACTCGATGACCACTCTCACGAGGTTCCCGAATCGCCACTTCCGGCCGTTGCTGAAAAACCACGTGAATCGTGTTGACGTCTCGCAACGGCGACGTAGGGTTTCGCACCCTCAACCTCCAGCTCCCGGCAGTCAGGCGGCGATTGGAATCGCAGTCTGACGGAAGTCCAGTTGTCATAGTCGTGCCGGTCGAGCACGTGGCGCGGATTGCGCCGCTTTGTCGCCGCCGCCTGCAGCCCGATGTGTCGTCGCTTTTCGAACAGCGATGAGACGCGCCGGACCGCGTGCGCCCCGACACTCACCGGACGTCGCCTCTGGCCTCGTGCGCCATTCCTGCGCCGACAGGCCGCCTGACGTTGAACCGCGAGCATCTGATGATGAACATTCAAGGTAACCTGCTGGTTGTTGATGACGATCGGCATATCTGCGAAGCCATGGCGGACTACCTCCGCTCGCTCGGCCACCGCACAGAAACCGCCATGAACTGCAAGGATGCGCTCTCCCGCATCCGCGAATACAACTTCGACGTCGTTCTCACCGACGTCTGCCTGCCCGACCAGGACGGCTTCCACGTCCTCGAATGGGTCGCCCAGAACAAGCCGGAAACCTCCGTCATCCTGCTCACCGGCTACGGCACGATCGAAAGCGCAGTCGAAGCCATCCAGGGTGGAGCCTTCGACTACCTCACCAAGCCCGTCATCGACGACGAACTCAACCTCGCGATCCAGCGGGCCCTCGGCCAGAAGCGGATCGTCGAAGAAAACAAGAAGCTCAAGAAGCAGCTCGACCAGAAGTTCGGCATCTCGAACATCATCGGCCGCGACTACAAGATGTCCCGGATGTTCGACCTCATCGAGAGCGTCTCCGACACCCGGACCACCGTCCTGATCCTCGGCGAAAACGGCACGGGCAAGACGATCACCGCCCGCGCCATTCACCAGCTCAGCAGCCGTCGGGAGCAGCCGTTCGTCGAGGTCGCCTGCGGGGCGCTCCCCGACTCGCTGCTCGAATCCGAACTGTTCGGCCACGTTGCGGGCGCCTTCACCGGCGCCAATCACGACAAGATGGGCAAGTTCCTCCAGGCCGATGGCGGCACGCTCTTCCTCGACGAGATCGGAACGGCCTCGCCCAGCCTGCAGGTGAAGCTCCTCCGTGTCCTCCAGGACCGCGAGTTTGAACCTGTCGGCGGCACGAAGACTCACAAGGTCGACGTCCGGCTGGTCCTCGCGACCAACGAAAACCTCGAAGAACGGGTCCGTCGGGGCGAATTCCGCCAGGACCTCTTCTACCGCATCAACGTCGTCAGCGTGACCCAGCCCCCGCTCCGCGAGCGGATCGGCGACATCCCGCTTCTCGTCGAACACTATGTCCACGAATTCAACCAGCAGACCGGCAAGCGGATCCGCGCCTTCGACGACACGGCCCTGCACCTCATGCAGCGCTACGGCTGGCCGGGCAACGTCCGTGAACTGGTGAACGTCATCGAACGGGCGATCGTGCTCTCGAAGTCGGACATCATCACGCCCTCCGATCTCCCCGAACACATGCGGATCGAGGCCCGTGAAAACGTCTCGCTCTCCGGCCGGTTTGGCAGCGGCACCCTGAAATCGGCGCTCGTCCATCCGGAACGGCAGCTGATCCTGGAAGCCCTGGAATCAAACGGCTGGAACCGTCAGGAAACGGCCCGCACGCTCGGGATCAACCGCACGACGCTCTACAAGAAAATGAAACGTTTCGAGATCGATTTCGAACACCACGTGCAGCTGTAATTCTTTGAGCTGCACACTCTCTCCCGCCTGAAAGCCCAGGGGTTCCGCCCCTGGGCTTTTTGCATGGGGGGCGACGCCGAAAACGTGTGACCGGGAATCGGCGGGGTTGTGACTGCGTTGGGGCCGACTAAAATCCCGGCAGACGC contains:
- a CDS encoding FHA domain-containing protein, which encodes MALVTFQVLDGLEMGHVFADLPTPINIGREDDNHIRLNDERVSRFHAKIQEDAGRIILTDLDSTNGTRVNGHPIRMRVLQIGDQVLIGRCLLLYGSVEQIAKRTSELAAIDPPIASGPVDSETKSSPDLQDSIDGEPELPGELFPNGAPTLPSDLNLGQAADLSEVLNFIHSRLLRLLLIAQQHGGTSRKLQAAYMSVPPAAWMQLSQLEADMAKYLRALSDPKDG
- a CDS encoding sigma-54-dependent transcriptional regulator — translated: MMNIQGNLLVVDDDRHICEAMADYLRSLGHRTETAMNCKDALSRIREYNFDVVLTDVCLPDQDGFHVLEWVAQNKPETSVILLTGYGTIESAVEAIQGGAFDYLTKPVIDDELNLAIQRALGQKRIVEENKKLKKQLDQKFGISNIIGRDYKMSRMFDLIESVSDTRTTVLILGENGTGKTITARAIHQLSSRREQPFVEVACGALPDSLLESELFGHVAGAFTGANHDKMGKFLQADGGTLFLDEIGTASPSLQVKLLRVLQDREFEPVGGTKTHKVDVRLVLATNENLEERVRRGEFRQDLFYRINVVSVTQPPLRERIGDIPLLVEHYVHEFNQQTGKRIRAFDDTALHLMQRYGWPGNVRELVNVIERAIVLSKSDIITPSDLPEHMRIEARENVSLSGRFGSGTLKSALVHPERQLILEALESNGWNRQETARTLGINRTTLYKKMKRFEIDFEHHVQL